CGGGGATGGACCAGGGTAGGATTGTCAGTTCTGACAATCTTGCTCCCCCAGAAAATTGTCAGAACAATAATCTCGTGAAGAAGGTAATAATGTTGTGTCCAAGAGTAGTTCCGTGAAGAGGAGCCACCCAGTATAACGGACGGCCACGATCGTCATCAATCGGCCAGGAAATTAATAGTCCGTgactattaataaaaatgatgctGGAGTTTCTTGGAGACGCAGCCGGTCAAAAAAAAGAGGCTTGAGAGTCTCTGGAAAGTTTGAGTCCtcgcgaaattaaaatgtatttgtatCTATTAAAGAATAAGAAACGTGTGGTCTTTCGTGCGCGAATGTATACTCGCACATGTGCGCAGAACGCAACAATATATACAGTCAGTCCTTTCACTCTTAACGGGTTGATAAGAGTTGAACTACAGTGATTGAATTGTAAATGCAATGTAAACTTGGAATTCTATACGTTTCATTAAAACATGAGTATACAAATAATAGGATAATGaaaaacgtgaagaaaatacTTGCATTTTCGTCTTATCCTTTTAGTCAGAAAACTATGAAAGATTGTATGTTTTAAAGTAGACTTGAGaaattacaatatacaatatacaagaTGAAACTTTCATAATATAACCTTTATAAAGaaatacttaaaattatttcatacagaaataattttatatattatttcatacagaaataataattttatatcttagtaatagtttcatcaaaatttttattctctttttcatGCTAAAAAGCAACTTAACTAGATGCAGGTGCAGGTAGTTCTTGATCTTtgtccttctttttcttcttcttctttttttcttcctttgcCGGAGATTCCTGTAACATGTAAGCGTCATGTAATGATAACCCACTAAACATTCTCTActtttcattatatatattggtaataattcatttatttaccCCACTGACGCCTCCTTCCACCACCATAgactcttcctctcccttttcttgtttttccttcttatctttcttctttttcttcttttcctttttctccttctttatTTCGCTATCTTTCGGTGATGATGTTTCCTGATTCTCAGTGGTTTTTTCTTCCTGTTTCACAACAACATCGCTCGTGTCCATTGCACTTtcatcctctctctttcgcttctTACCGACAGGTACTTCAACGCCATTTGGCTCCGCCTATGtttaattacaaagttattttacaatttatgatcatttaaaatatttgcttataaaaagagaaaatattagaaaaatcaTTAGAATAATTGACTTACCTTTACTTCCGTTGCTTCCGTTCTTGGATTATAGTCCACGTAAGATCGTAACCAGTCAGAAGGCGTGTTCGCATTCGGTTTTCCATGTTTATCTAACTGACCCTCAATTATCATTCGCTTCTTTTGCGATGCTTTAGGTCCCAAGCCCCATTTTCTCGGGTACTCGTCTCTCTCCATGATTACCCTCTTGAGTTTTGCAACAACTCCATGATCGCAAGCAGACATGGTTGGAGTAGTCATTAATGCTATAGCTGGCGTGTTAAACAGACAAGTTAAACAGACTTCTTTTAtcacaaatataatttcgcgATTTTAAATCATCGCTACATAATACGCTTCGAGAATATAACTTACCAATTGCTATAGCTTCACCCTTAGTAGACACAATCACGATTTCCTCGTTCATTTCTATTCCCTGATCGTACATCAAAACTCCTGGCAGCATTATTTTAGCTCCGTAGCAGATCGCATTTACCTAAACATTTTATGTAACGTAACGTCAAATCTCTTACTGTTACTTCAGACAGCACAGAAAGTGAGGAAGCTAGATACATACAGCACTGTCCTTCAAGATGATCCTCTTGTGATTCACCAGTAGCGCTTCCAATGGTTTTATCACTCTCCTCAGGTACGATTCATCCATGAGATTGTCGTACAACCACTTCGCATCAAGAACATCGTGCATCGTGACCATGCCGTCCTTCTCGGACTGAATGCCGGAACGGTTCCTCCGAAGTTCTTGCATGTGGCAACCAGTACCAGTGAATAATCCAAGATGGAAGCACAAAGTTCTGATGTAGGAGCCAGCCTGACAACTGACACGGAACACTCCCAATTGGCGTTCCTTATCGTAATCCAGGAGCCAGGTGTTGTAGATTGTCCTGACTCGGAGTACTCTTTTGACGGCAGATATCAGCGGTGGTCTTTGAAACACCGAGCCATGCAGCTTCTCCAACGCTTGCGTTATCTGAATCATTGGCACAACGATGATGGACGAGATACATCCTGCGCGCGAGACgcttaaaagaataaaaaaaaaactcacCTGCTGGTAACTTTCTGGTGCAGAATGAAGCTTAAACACAGCGATATACTCTTTCCCAGCATTCTGTTGTAATTTGGCCAATCTGGTCGCCCTGTCTATGCAAACTATTAAGCAACCTGACACCTTGGGATCCAGGGTACCAGAGTGACCGGTCTTTTCGACCcttaagattttttttatccaAGAGACTACTTCATGCGACGACGGATTGCATGGTTTATCTAAATTGATGAATCCTGACCTTATGTAATCTTCTATAGAACGGTTTAGCGGAGTACTGCCACACGTTAAAGGTGTAAAATGTCTTGTACGTGTCAACATTTTGTCATAATtctgcaaaaattaataataaataaagaataattgtacaaaggaaatttatttctaattttgtattatgtaatttcgTTAATTATCGTATCGTCGTTATACTGTTACATATAGCTATTACACGTAAAGAACGTTTATGATGTACCAAACTACCAACCTTAAATAACAGAGGCCAATCTTTGCACTCAAGTTTTACTTCCGCAGTAGAAGGTTCGATTACGCATTTCGTTGACTTCTGCATCTCCCCGAGCGATTTCTTCTTGCTCTTCGTCTTACTTTTTTCTGTGACGAGAAACGAGAATAGTATTATCATTGTAACTGTGATAAAAAAAACCAAGAACATAACTAAATCTGCAGAATCCACTTGGCGCCTCCgccaatttcaataaaattaaaaataagaaaacaacTATGTCGAACTATGTCGGTTTAAAACACAAAACTGATGATCAGATTGCTCAGAAATAAtgaattacattaaatttcattaaaattattttaatgaaattacaattcaaaatatttcggTGAAGAAGATCGACACGTATTTGTGTACCTACCTTATAACCTATAACCTAACCTCCATTTGATAATTACATAGAACGAATCGAGATAGCGGAAGTACATAGCAGAACACATTTAATATGCGACGACTCTTGCTCCGTCAGCATTTTTCAGTATTTCGAATAGTACTATCATTGTAATTATGACAAAGAAGCTAAGCACACACGTGGGTAACTCTGCAGAATCGCGTTGCCGCCGATTTTAATGACACTTTGTACGACATTGAACTATGCCGGTTTATAAACGCAAAACTGATGATCAAAATCGCTCGAAAATAACGAATTACATAAAATctcattacaattattttaatgaagttACAATTCAAAAAATTTCGGTGAAGACCGACACGTGTTTTTGACAATAAGCAtcacagagaaagagattatTAATCCGGAACGCTGCTTGCTAAATCAAAATAAGACAAGCAGGCACAATTACGCAAAGTGAAGTATTGAAAACATCTTTGCGAAGTTTCTAACTCGTTTATTACTCACCGATTTCTGCCATTTTTCGATTTACAATCAATAACTATTACACATGGCACAACTTTCGAAGCCTCCACACCTCAGATCGGTTCGACCAAAAATACCGTAAAGTAGGAAGGCAACTCGCAATCTCCTGTATTGTACCATTAAATGCGCATGCGCAAGTTGGTAAGCACTACGCTAGTTTTGTCAACCAATTGAGAGCCGATCAGAATTCGTTTTGAGATCGAGTTTCCCCTCCCCCGGCCCGTTTGATACGTGATAATTGACCACAGGCCAATCAAATTGCTTAATTTGATTGGTTGAATGttgatattgaaatattgaatatattgaaaattatgtgCACAAGAAACAGAAAGCCTCGTCTTTATTCTATCATCTTATCACTCAATCTTGCTTGTAGAGAATCAAGTTGTGCATGTAGTAGGGATCAGCTGATGGCTGCCGTAGTGTTGGTCTGTCATATTAACGCTCGTGTCACTAACCTATGCCAACCTTGCAGGTTGCAACTGCAAGTCAATAGGCGCATGCGAGCAATGACAGGTGAAGCAAGCCAAGAAGTaccaataaaaaatacaatgcaGTTGTGTTGGATTAACTGTCACAGGAAGAACAGCGAGAAAGTATTGTACAAACTCGTACTGCGACTCGTACT
The Ooceraea biroi isolate clonal line C1 chromosome 4, Obir_v5.4, whole genome shotgun sequence genome window above contains:
- the LOC105275339 gene encoding H/ACA ribonucleoprotein complex subunit 4 — encoded protein: MAEIEKSKTKSKKKSLGEMQKSTKCVIEPSTAEVKLECKDWPLLFKNYDKMLTRTRHFTPLTCGSTPLNRSIEDYIRSGFINLDKPCNPSSHEVVSWIKKILRVEKTGHSGTLDPKVSGCLIVCIDRATRLAKLQQNAGKEYIAVFKLHSAPESYQQITQALEKLHGSVFQRPPLISAVKRVLRVRTIYNTWLLDYDKERQLGVFRVSCQAGSYIRTLCFHLGLFTGTGCHMQELRRNRSGIQSEKDGMVTMHDVLDAKWLYDNLMDESYLRRVIKPLEALLVNHKRIILKDSAVNAICYGAKIMLPGVLMYDQGIEMNEEIVIVSTKGEAIAIAIALMTTPTMSACDHGVVAKLKRVIMERDEYPRKWGLGPKASQKKRMIIEGQLDKHGKPNANTPSDWLRSYVDYNPRTEATEVKAEPNGVEVPVGKKRKREDESAMDTSDVVVKQEEKTTENQETSSPKDSEIKKEKKEKKKKKKDKKEKQEKGEEESMVVEGGVSGESPAKEEKKKKKKKKDKDQELPAPASS